TTCTGTGTGACGAATACTTTGTATGGCCTTGTCTACTTGGTCAACCAGATCTCTAAGTTTGAGTTTGCTCGTCAGGAAGTGGGACAAGTAGGAATTAATTGACTCTGATTTTTGAGTAGTTCTTAGTCCCCCAAAGAAATGCCCTCGTAGGAAACATTCTGCCCAACTCCTCCTACTATTGTAGGCAGTTGTTGCCCATCGACTATCctcaaatttgaattttgaaaccattctatTCCATGTATCCTTGAAATCTTCCTCGGTACAGTATTGATAAAGTAGTTCATTGAACTTGGACTTGAATACAGGATGAGGCACATTAATAGTTACATTATTCTGAAGATGCCAAGCACACAACTGGTGAACAGAAGTTAGGAAAACTTTTTGTATTGCTTTCGCCATAGCATGATCACCGTCGGTGACCACCACAGGAGGTGGTTTGTTTTTCATGCACTCTAGAAATTCCTCTAAAACCCAAGTATATGTCTCCTCGGTCTCATCACATAGCAAAGCAACTGCAAAGACTATTGTCCTGTAATGGTGATTCAACCCGACAAAGATAAGCAGGGGCTTATTGTATGAATTCTTCTTGTAGGTGGAGTCGAAAGCCATAATGTCCCCAAAACAAGCATAATCACAACGAGAAATTCCATCAGCCCAAAATAGGCCTGTCAACCTATTTTCTACATCAATTGTGTGTGTCTCAAAAAAGTCAGCATTAGACCAGCCCATACATGCCAAGTACCCCAATGCTCCTTCAGCGTCAGTTTCTTCTTCGTCTTGAACTAGTCTTTGGTGACCAATCCAATTGTAAAGATCCTTTTTCAGGAAGGGTACATACTCACGTCCTCCTCTTTCTTGTGCTAGGTGGTTGAATATGTGGCAGGTGCGTATACTTGATCGTCGCATCGACATTACCTGGGCTCCAATTGACTCTGGTATGGCTCAATTAGATCGCAAGAAGTGCAATTCCCTTTTCGAAGCTAATTCATGATTATGTTTCAGATTGAAGTCTTTCGCCACCCAAGTTTTTTCCGTCCTATCCAAGTTCACGCGTAGAAGTGCGAGACACCCTGTTCTTGTGATAGGTCTTGGTTTTTTCTTACGGTTTAGAAGGTTTGTCCACTTGCCGCGTCGAAAACCTTGGTTTGAGCAAACCCATTTCCGTTGCCACGGGTTGTTTTCATGGTCATATCGAACATCTTCCTTGCGAACACTAAACCCCATCCATTTCGAGTTTTCAGAAAAAAATTCTTCCCATTTATCGAGACTTTCCAGGTGTTTGCCTATGATGTCTTCTTTTGACAGATCATGTGGCTGCTTGTTGTAAATTTGAAGTTCTGCAAGTGTTGTGACCATTTTATTCTCCATAACTTACATTTGTATTTGTCTACCtgagtaattaaaaaaattaataattgatATGGTAATCAGTTAGAATTTTAGGGGTGGTAAATACAAGAAGCATCAAGCTTCATTAGGTGGTTACTTTTGTTTttcttaataattaataaaaaaccaAAAAGATGTAAATGAATACACTGACgaaatttttattttcatgttcgtatattttttccaaataacttattttatttaattacatCATGGGACATGTTATATACAATATTATAATTGAAGGGTTTGACCTACCGTTTCACTGGCTCAAAGAAAGAGCTATTTAAGTGTACATTAATTAACATTCAAATATGGTGGATGAGGTAAATATACTGTGTACTTATTTTATTAGACAGTTGTCCTTATGTTTACAAGGCAAACATATCTTTTACTTGACCTTAGTGTAAAGTTATTGTAAAACAATAGAAATAAAGGtccttctaatttttttaaaaatgaccaTTTTGGGTGGTCATTTATTTGATCTATATAGGCGGACCCCATTCTTAGTTATGTCACGTAAAATAATAACAAGGGGTTTGAAAAAGAGAGCTCAATAACATAGTTGAGCCATGTACACAATGCATAATATGAAGTATACATTCATCAAACTTTTTAAGGGCATTGACCAGTATGACCATATACTTAAGACACTGACTTCAAAAGACCTTCAATGGGTACTTCCATTGCCGAAAACCATTGATTATGGTAATCTTAGTACCTGGAGGTGATAGATACTTAAGCTTACGTGAAAATGCTTACAAGCATTAATAAGAAAGGGGAAATGGACTTAAACATACTACAAAATGAAGATGGGAGTCATAGTAGTCCAATGTACTAAGGTACTAACACATAACAAAATGCAGTACATGTAGAAAAGATTAGTCCAAGAAGATGATGTCTATGTCGTTTGGTGACT
The genomic region above belongs to Humulus lupulus chromosome 1, drHumLupu1.1, whole genome shotgun sequence and contains:
- the LOC133778982 gene encoding protein FAR-RED IMPAIRED RESPONSE 1-like, with translation MSMRRSSIRTCHIFNHLAQERGGREYVPFLKKDLYNWIGHQRLVQDEEETDAEGALGYLACMGWSNADFFETHTIDVENRLTGLFWADGISRCDYACFGDIMAFDSTYKKNSYNKPLLIFVGLNHHYRTIVFAVALLCDETEETYTWVLEEFLECMKNKPPPVVVTDGDHAMAKAIQKVFLTSVHQLCAWHLQNNVTINVPHPVFKSKFNELLYQYCTEEDFKDTWNRMVSKFKFEDSRWATTAYNSRRSWAECFLRGHFFGGLRTTQKSESINSYLSHFLTSKLKLRDLVDQVDKAIQSIRHTEREDEFISNHSTPQLPSNILRQYYE